One segment of Panicum virgatum strain AP13 chromosome 1K, P.virgatum_v5, whole genome shotgun sequence DNA contains the following:
- the LOC120654042 gene encoding uncharacterized protein LOC120654042, which yields MALDAVECCGLLRWLMDHTDPRDMTIRAGPGKELKITKEVVKLVLGIPSSGGSIPTFGWAQRKQVASNFRASIGIGNRPIKVEFLRQRVAAGGVDQLTLRCFFLIVMNRLLFPSASWNITNSDIVMTEHMDRMAQIDWCQLVYNHLCDSVQKWHQEKPKAATRTIYGCSVVILIYYLDNLDHRSCPTDRHGVPRIRHFHREVIFQLAKADKNKHCGSPTTYGNCHFRSCTNTCYFYGPKESNGSSDFSVHIPRLDTLLSEKIELLPARRRNKFTKALEKHDKEIDKFCLFVKKATNNLAQEQRNLAATFAELIDDVLCAESPDESHEDAPVSNDEDDMDSQHQTHAYSQSEEYEGNGTGSSGDDSPTGSLSPLPTQLPPASQLTESQAKHFNDKFYWMQQQQMPDKSHKSPPHTGKDMPNIDSVHVEPPTSNFPHTAPPQPHPVPDANFCITDLPDVIQTSQSIHQKARVCDTPPLFDKTPQDKRLQDQTTQVEPSSKSYTPKPGFDTTFQHLVSWFSPSAHNTKT from the exons ATGGCACTAGACGCAGTTGAGTGTTGCGGTCTTCTACGGTGGTTAATGGACCACACAGACCCGAGGGATATGACTATCAGGGCAGGACCCGGCAAAGAGCTGAAGATAACAAAAGAGGTGGTGAAGCTCGTACTTGGTATTCCCAGTTCCGGTGGGTCCATTCCAACCTTTGGATGGGCACAACGTAAACAAGTAGCATCCAACTTCCGAGCTTCCATTGGGATTGGCAATCGACCCATCAAAGTTGAGTTCCTCCGCCAACGGGTTGCTGCCGGTGGTGTAGACCAACTAACGTTGAGATGCTTTTTTCTTATCGTCATGAACCGGCTGCTGTTCCCCTCTGCCAGCTGGAACATCACAAACTCAGACATTGTGATGACAGAGCATATGGACCGCATGGCCCAAATCGACTGGTGCCAATTGGTTTACAACCACCTTTGTGACTCCGTGCAGAAATGGCACCAAGAGAAGCCCAAAGCTGCAACCCGGACCATCTATGGTTGCTCCGTCGTCATCCTT ATATATTATCTTGACAACCTCGACCACCGCAGCTGTCCGACCGACCGTCACGGCGTCCCTCGCATAAGGCATTTCCACAGGGAGGTTATATTTCAACTTGCGAAGGCAGATAAAAACAAGCATTGCGGCAGCCCCACCACTTACGGCAACTGCCAT TTCCGCAGCTGTACCAATACTTGCTACTTTTATGGTCCTAAAGAGTCCAATGGTTCCTCTGATTTCTCAGTCCACATACCTCGCCTCGACACGTTGCTCTCCGAGAAGATCGAACTCctccctgcccgccgccgcaacAAATTTACCAAGGCTCTTGAGAAGCATGACAAAGAGATAGACAAGTTCTGCCTGTTTGTCAAAAAAGCAACCAACAACTTAGCACAAGAGCAGCGCAATTTAGCTGCCACCTTTGCTGAATTAATTGATGACGTCCTGTGCGCTGAGTCCCCTGACGAGTCACACGAAGATGCTCCAGTCAGCAATGATGAGGATGACATGGACAGTCAGCATCAAACACATGCATATAGCCAGTCTGAAGAGTATGAAGGCAATGGAACAGGCTCCTCCGGTGATGATTCACCAACAG GATCCCTTTCGCCCCTCCCTACACAGCTCCCACCCGCTTCCCAGTTGACTGAATCACAAGCCAAACACTTCAATGACAAATTTTATTGGATGCAGCAACAGCAGATGCCCGATAAAAGTCATAAATCCCCTCCACACACAG GGAAGGATATGCCAAACATTGATTCTGTTCACGTTGAACCACCTACCTCCAATTTCCCTCATACTGCACCTCCCCAG CCGCATCCAGTTCCTGATGCCAATTTCTGCATTACTGACCTACCGGACGTCATACAAACATCGCAGTCAATCCACCAGAAAGCCCGCGTGTGCGATACGCCGCCACTGTTTGATAAGACTCCTCAAGACAAG AGATTACAAGACCAGACCACACAGGTTGAGCCATCATCAAAGAGTTATACACCAAAGCCAGGCTTTGACACCACG TTTCAACACCTTGTGTCATGGTTTTCTCCCTCAGCCCATAACACCAAGACTTGA